A stretch of the Bacillus sp. FJAT-18017 genome encodes the following:
- a CDS encoding patatin-like phospholipase family protein, giving the protein MKDGIGLVLEGGGMRGVYTAGVLEYFLDNGISFPYVIGVSAGACNAASYLSGQKGRNKVVNIDYVSDPRYLSWQNFRRNRQLFGMDFIFDEIPNKLVPYDYQAFNQNSTEFVVGTTDCISGEPIYFGKSDYGTDLLTVLKASSSLPFIAPEIKFGGRTLLDGGISDPIPIKKAQTEGFKKNVVILTRNEGYLKKPSRFSFLVNRKYPDYRGLQSSLRQRYQVYNDTVSYLKKEQQDGRVFIIQPNLPLKVGRMEKDPVKLSNLYEQGYTDAKLLSDDLLKWVEEA; this is encoded by the coding sequence ATGAAAGATGGGATTGGGCTTGTACTTGAAGGGGGAGGAATGAGGGGCGTTTATACAGCTGGTGTCCTGGAGTATTTTCTTGATAACGGCATTTCGTTCCCTTATGTCATTGGCGTTTCAGCTGGAGCTTGCAATGCAGCATCCTATCTGTCCGGGCAAAAAGGGCGGAACAAGGTTGTGAATATTGACTATGTTTCGGACCCCCGTTATTTATCCTGGCAAAACTTCAGGAGGAACCGGCAGTTATTTGGAATGGATTTTATCTTTGATGAAATTCCTAATAAGTTGGTTCCGTATGATTATCAGGCTTTTAATCAAAACAGCACAGAATTTGTAGTAGGAACAACAGATTGTATTTCAGGTGAGCCTATTTATTTTGGGAAAAGCGATTATGGAACGGATTTGCTTACAGTGTTAAAAGCTTCTAGTTCGCTTCCATTCATCGCGCCTGAGATTAAGTTTGGAGGAAGAACTCTTTTGGATGGGGGAATAAGTGACCCTATTCCAATTAAGAAAGCACAAACAGAAGGCTTTAAGAAAAACGTCGTAATTTTAACAAGAAATGAAGGGTATTTGAAAAAGCCGTCACGATTCAGTTTTTTAGTAAATCGTAAATACCCCGATTACCGCGGGCTTCAATCCAGCCTTCGCCAGAGATATCAGGTATATAATGATACCGTTTCTTATTTGAAAAAAGAACAACAGGATGGCAGGGTTTTTATCATTCAGCCAAACCTTCCGTTAAAAGTGGGGAGGATGGAAAAGGATCCGGTAAAATTGTCAAACCTGTACGAGCAGGGGTACACGGATGCAAAACTGCTTAGCGATGACTTACTAAAGTGGGTGGAGGAAGCTTAA